CAGGACCTTGAACTCCTGCGGATTATTGTTGAAGCAGCGGGCATAGGATTGCACAAACTGATCAGCCGTGGGCtaggaaaaaaaagatatCGAGATCATCATTCCTTatgcataaaatattatttcaaagaCTCACTATTCGATTCACATACTGCTCGTGATCGGTGAGACCCCAACTGGCCATAGCCGCCTTGTAGCTCTGGACACGCGCTTGGTACGACTTAGATTTGTTGTAGTTGGCGGGCAGGTAGATGCGCTGAAAGTCTTCGGGAAAGGGTCCATTCCGTTGATGCCACACTGCGCTGGCCGCATGGAACTCGGCCAGCTTCTCCAGGACACGTTGCATCTGGGCCATGTCAAATCCCTTGAGGCGACTTATATTGCCATACTTCTTGGTCCTCAAGTCCTCCTGCACTAGGCAGATCCTTCCATTGAGCTCTTCCGCCCAATGGCACTTGGGAGCAAACTTCACCGTAAGTCCGGCCTCCTCGTAAAGCTGCTCCAGCTGCGGAATTATGGTCTCGTACATCATCTTCTCCTTGGGAAAGATATTTAGAGTGTTGACAAAGCCACCATTTCCGCGGACATCGTCCAGCATGGTCTTTACTATGTAAGATTTTTGTTGGGAGAAGCCATCTATCAGGAGGGAGATATATATTAAtgtaaaatattctttaaatttgtaaCTCCCTCGTTTTAAGTGAGAATTACTGCTtcgagctgtgaatttttatttattt
Above is a genomic segment from Drosophila kikkawai strain 14028-0561.14 chromosome 3R, DkikHiC1v2, whole genome shotgun sequence containing:
- the LOC108071262 gene encoding uncharacterized protein isoform X2, translated to MPDNSNKFCATNDVSIPSWINEAYFKRLLKREFRDFRRILNLSIIPATPPGETYTSLLMRIVIDIEMKDGFSQQKSYIVKTMLDDVRGNGGFVNTLNIFPKEKMMYETIIPQLEQLYEEAGLTVKFAPKCHWAEELNGRICLVQEDLRTKKYGNISRLKGFDMAQMQRVLEKLAEFHAASAVWHQRNGPFPEDFQRIYLPANYNKSKSYQARVQSYKAAMASWGLTDHEQYVNRIPTADQFVQSYARCFNNNPQEFKVLNHGDFWSNVQVGQSCPGSVGADYLLGQA